The genomic stretch ATCAAGCACCGCAAGCTCAAAGCCTCCCTCCCGCAGAGCCTCGCCAACCTCACCGCCTTGAAACAGCTCGATCTCACAGACAACGATCTCACCGGCGAGCTGCCCAGGCTTCCCGGAATGAGCTCGCTCCGGCATCTTTTTCTCTGCCAGAACGGCTTCTCCTCCGTTCCCTCTGACTTCTTTCAAAACCTGACGTCCCTCGAAAGAGTCAGCCTCGACCGCAACCCCCTCTCCGCCTGGTCCTTGCCGAACAGCCTCCGCAGCGCTAGAAACCTTGTCTCCTTCACCGCCTACTCTGCTAATCTCAACGGAAAAATCCCAGGTTTCATCGGTAATTAAAGATACTGGTATTAACTTCAGAACAATGTcgtatttgaattaattaattgggttggCCGAGAGCTTGCTTTTCATTGGTGTAAATGAAGGCACGGAAAATCTCAACTTTGTTTACTTTTGTTTTACAGGCAAGTTTCGGAAGCTGAAGAATCTTAGCCTGGAGGACAACTACCTCGAGGGCGAACTCCCGGCGAGCTTCGCAAACTCAACAATTCGGTCTCTGCGGCTGAATGATCAGCGTAGTAAGTCCAAGCTCAACGGTTCGCTCGCCGTCTTACGGACCATGACCCATTTGTCGGAAGCTCAGGTTAGACGGCAACTCCTTCTCCGGCCCCTTGCCGAACTTCTCCAGGCTGAAAAGTTTACAGCATTTGAACGTGAGAGACAACTTCATTACAGGTCCAGTCCCACCTTCGCTCCAGAAACTTCGATCGCTGAAAACTGTGAATTTATCAAACAATCTATTGCAAGGCCCGACGCCATATTTCGACCCTGCTTCAGTCGCAGTCGATTTGCTCCCTGATTCCAACAGTTTCTGCTCGCCTACTCCCGGAGTCTCTTGCCTTCCCATGGTGGATACGCTGCTCGCCATTGCCAAATCGTTTGGTTATCCTAAAATTCTTGCGGAGAAATGGAAACGGGGCAATCCTTGCGATTCTTGGATTGGGATTACTTGCGTGGATGGAAGCATCAGTGTCATCAATTTCCAGCAAGATGGACTCAGTGGCGTCATCTCCGCCAACTTCTCGTCCATCACTTCTCTCCAAACACTAATTCTCGCCGGAAATAATCTCACCGGCACGATCCCGATTGAGCTCAGAACTTTGCCTAACCTCAAAGTTTTAGACGTCTCGCACAATCATCTTCACGGCAAAATTCCTCCATTTGACCACTATGTCCTTGTGATAACCGATGGCAATCCTGATCTAAGTCCTCCCCTTCCAGCTCCAAATCGGGGAAAAATTGGAGTCGAGATTGGGTTGATAGCTAGTGGCGTTGCTATAATTCTATTAACAGGCCTTGCAGCGTTGTGCTATTGCAGCGGCAAAAAAGGCGGGAAAAAGTCGTGCCATCTTGATTTGATTGAAGGAGGAAGAATGGAAATCTCCCTGAAAGCTCTGAACAGAGCGACGAATAATTTCAGCGCAGAGAACATACTGGGAAGAGGCGGGTTTGGGACAGTTTACAGAGGCATCTTGAATGATGGGAGCAAGATCGCAGTTAAAAAAATGGATTCTCTGGTTTTGGTGGTGAGTAAGAGCAAGAGGGGATTGGATGAATTCAAGTCTGAGATCGACGTTCTCACGAAAGTTCGACACAGGCATTTGGTTTCTCTGTTAGGATACTGCTTGGACAGGAAGGAGAGAGCTCTGGTTTACGAGTTCATGGAGCAGGGGAGTCTCAGTCGGCATCTGTTCAACTGGAAGGTGGATGGGCTAAAGCCGCTTGAATGGTCGAAGAGGCTAACGATTGCCCTGGATGTGGCCAGAGGTATCGAGTATTTACATGGCTTTGCACATCGGAGCTTCGTTCACAGAGATTTGAAGCCGTCGAATATTCTCCTAGGAGATGATTTCAGGGCCAAGGTCGCCGATTTCGGACTTGTTCGTCTTGCACCAGACGGGAAATCTTCTGTTATTACCAGAGTGGCCGGAACCTTCGGATATATTGATCCCGAATATGCAGGTAATCTTCTTGTTCAGCTTAAAGTATCTATCAATTTTGGTATGCTCACTTAACTTTATATTAAACTACAAAacatcactaaactttaatttataattaaaaaattattaaattttaatttaatatataattttataactattattattaattattgttaaaagaTACTAATAGAATGTTGATATGATTAACAATGTAAATGACTagagttaataaaaaaaatactaaattttatactaaaataaaaaaaattattaaactttatattaaaatataaaaacgtTAATATTTTAACTTCAAATCGAAATTGAACGATTTTACCAGCAATTTACTCATTTTAGTAGCTCATCGTCTCGCCTGTGTATATTAACGTTTATTGCATTGGCTTTACGGGCCATGGCTGAACAGTGACAGGTCGTGTGACGACGAAGATCGACGTGTTCAGCTTCGGAGTGATTCTCATGGAGTTGATCACCGGAAGAAGAGCGGTCGACGAGAGCCGGCGGGTGGATAGCGGTCATCTGGTGACGTGGTTCCGGGGCCGTCATCTCGAAAGGGGAACATTCCACGAGGCAATCGATTCGGCGATCGTGCTCGATGAAGAAACCCTAGCCAGCATAAGAATCGTCGCGGAGTTGGCCAGCCATTGTTGTGCGCCCAAGTCTGCCCAGAGGCCCGACATTGGGCACGCGGTGAATGTGTTATCGGCACTCGTCGAGCTATGGCGACCGGCGGCCGAATTCGCATCCTCTGCGGTGGGTGAAGAGAAGGGCGAGGCTCTTCCGGACGATGAGTGGCAGCGGTTTATCGACAAGATCAGAGCTCAGCTCAGCAGTTACGGTTCCCCCCCGTCAGGGGaaactttataaataataataataaatataagaaaatacagtTATAACTTAatactcttttaattttttgatagaattttttctttttattgtagcaccaaaccaaattgatttcctttcttcctgGAATCTCATGCCATATGCAATGAACTCAAACCCAATTTCTGTTGCCTTTCGTTTTTGTGTTTCGGTAGTTCCATCATCTCATCCATGTGCTTAACATGCACTCCCCTGACTTGACTACTGATGGAAGCCTACAGATGCaatgcaattgaaaattagaaaattactgAGGCCCTCTTcgataattaatttgataataattatattgaagcatttttaaaataataattgaataaaagGGGAGAATTGAGAGTGAAGGGGTTATAAGTGcatatcattttatatattttcgaTGATGTTAATTGATCTTAATTTTATCCACCTTAACGAGAATTGTTATGAACAAAGCGATAGGTGACGTGTGACAATTAGGTACAAGGTATGGCCATGTCAATGAGCGCAACGACGCACGAGTGATGAAGTATTGACGCGTGAACAAGACGAGAGAATTGTGTGCGGCCAGCGGCCAGCCAGCCGTCCCGTGGCGATTGCGGGTTggttttgaatttcatgaaagaatTTTTCCAAGCCTTGCGCGTTTGGTTCGCGTTTGGCCACCGTGGAATCAAATCAACAAACAACCCTGTTGTACCTGTAACCTCCTAAGCTACCCCTTCCCCCttaacaaaatatattgaaTTCAATTCACCTCACCTTCTTAACGTCCcatcttttctcttttaatttttggtcagTTTCACGCCATATATTCAAGCCATGCAATTCAATTCTCAATACGTTTAAGATACCCCCACCATTGACATGATTATATTACACTccttagagaaaattaattaatttataattcaatttaatttgtcACGTTGaccaatccaaaaaaaatacatgaacTAGTAAAAAATCGACACATGatagaatttttcttaattaactGATAAGTAACACAACTTAACTAGTATCTAAACTTGTTAAATGATAAAATCTGTCAGTTAATggacataattattttttttcttatttttttgtctctctAACCTCAACAGAGAAGGGAGATTATGATGGTgacattataataataaaacatgaCAGAATAAACCCCAAACATTAGTGAGCAATAATGATAGACGACGACTCAATGGTGGTACACAACATTGAAGATAAGAGTCATGACGATTTAATCGCAACAACATATGATTGTGAGTAATTGAATAAGGTAAAtgagagataaaaaaataataagtaaaaAGGTAGGACTAAAAGATGAAAAGAGGGGATTTTGGTGTCGATGATGATGTCTAATATGCGATACAACAATGACTACAAGGGCTAAGAACAATGGTTGCAATACGACAATGAGTACAAGGGCTAAGACAATGGTTGCAATGACTCTCAACTTCATTAAGAGAGATGAATATATAGAAAGACAATGGAAAAGTGCTAAAGCAGAGAAAGGGAGTAATGGAGAGtggatgagaaaaaaaaaaaaagagatggaGAAGATGGAAATGGTTCTATAGCTATGGTCAGCATGGCTTTGTAGTAGTTTTGGTGGTGTTAGATAAGGATTGAAAGAGAGAAGTGACACAACCATAGCATTGGTTGCTCTCTACCGAATGTGGTGGTaataaattgagaaagaaaaagttaaaaaaggtGACGATATGACAATTATTACTAATTCCTTCAtctaaattatgttattttattttattatatcatcattttattagttaaaattaACTACTACTAACAAAAGTTCTataattgaaagaagaaagataaattaagtatgtgaattaaaaaattaaaattacttctaaaattgaagtttaattGGAAgttgaatatttttctttttttgtaatttactcttaaaaaaaatgagGTCGGTCCTTCGGCTTGGCCGAGTCGTGGCACCGACCGTTGAAGCCGAGTCTCAGCTTTGATTCGTTCGtcgttataataataataataataatattattattattattaatcgcACTATTACCCCATCTGACCAGTTGTTCTCCTTCGTCTATCCCTGTGCCCTTTCAAACTTCCATTTGGTCAATGTTCAAAtccgttctctctctctctctctctctcgagaCCGCGtaatgtctatatatataactcTCTACCAACTCATTCTATTCTCATAGTCCATTCCGAATTAACTTTACAGactccattttctttctttcgaaTCTGTTCAAGGCTTCAATTTTGATTCATTCTATGATTTCGTCGTGGAGAAGGCGAAGGGCTGCCCGCCGGGCACCGAAGACCGACGGAGGCGAAGCCGAAATGGTGGTTCCGACCCATTTCCGGTGCCCGATATCACTGGACCTGATGAGAGATCCGGTGACGCTGTCGACGGGGATGACGTACGACCGGGAAAACATAGAGAAGTGGGTTGAAGCCGGGAACTTCACGTGTCCGATAACCAACCAGCCGCTCCGAAGCCTGGAGCCGGTGCCCAACCACGCCATAAGGAAGATGATCCAAGACTGGTGCGTCGAGAACCATTCTGAAAGAATCCCGACTCCCAAAATTCCTGTAACCTCGTCGGAGGCTGCGGAGATCATGGGCAACCTGCTCTCGGCGGCGCGGCGAGATGGCGAGGACGGCGAGTGCCTCAACCTGGCCGCCAAAATCAAGTCTTTGGCTAAGGAAAGCGAGCGGAACCGGCGCTGCATGGCGAGGAATGGCGCCAGTTCGGCTCTGTCGGAGACTTTCGCGGCGTTTTCAGACCGTAACACAGCCGTTTTGGAGGAGACGTTGTCGGCTTTGGCATTGATGTTTCCTTTGGACGAAGAAGCCAAGTATCATCTGGGGTTAACTCCATCTTTAAACCAACTGGTCTGGTTTTTGAAGAACGGAGATTTATCCGGCCGAAGAAACGCGACCTTAGTATTGAAAGAGATTGTGTCATCCGATCTGGAAAAGGTAGATTCATTAATGGAAATCGAAGGAGCAACGGAGACCCTGTTTAAGTTAATCAAAGAACCCATTTCACCGACGGCGACAAAAGCTTCATTGACGATAATTTACCTCATGGTTTCATCGTCGTCTTCGCTATCATCTTCAAGAACGAACTTCGTGGCGATGGGAATGGTTCCTTTGGTTCTGGAACTAATTGTGGATTCAGAGAGGAGCATTTGCGAAAGGGGATTAGGGGTATTGGACGGGCTGTGTTCTTGTGACCAAGGGAGAGAGGAGGCCTATAGCCACGCCTTGACGGTGCCGGTTTTGGTGAAGAAATTGCTGCGAGTTTCGGACGTGGCGACGCAGTTCTCGGTGTCGGTTCTATGGAAGCTGGGGAAGGAGGAGAGGATTGTGGTGGAAGCTCTGGAAGTGGGGGCTTTCCAGAAGCTTCTGTTGCTGCTGCAAGTGGGATGCGGGGAGAAGACGAAGCAGAAGGCGAGTGAGCTTCTGAGGATGCTGAATGTGCACAGGGTGAGGGTGGAGTGCATTGAATCCATGGATTTCAAGCATCTCAAACGGCCTCATTGATTTATTAATGGCGATCGAAATCATATACACTGATGTTTAAATGTTTTCCATGTTTTATAGATTCATTGTACAAATTCACAGAGGGAACTGATAaattacatatacatattatatatatatatatccatgctAGATTCATTTGCTTTGGCAAGCTTTGGGAgtgaattttttgtttcttttgttggGTTTGTGGCATTGCGGAAACAAAACCCTGAATTTGGAGAGGaagacagaaagaaaaaaaaaaaaaagaaagaaagaaagaaaaagaacaaaagtaGAACGACGACTGCTTCATCTTATTATGAACTATATTTTCCTATAATTGATTCaagtttaagattttttattttttatttttttgggtaaagtattaaatacatcattttattttgaattggaataaaattaatcattttattttaaaaataatcaaataagtCATTGCACTTAAGATCACTATATTTTCAAATGGCacaaatttaattcaatggggttggtttattgaatctaaatttGGGATTTAGTTGAATTATTTTGATTGGGACATATCTAACACTGCTGACAAAATTAATACATCGTTCGACAAACGACATATATCATCAAATAGTCAATTTTGCcgcatatttgaaaaaaaaaaaaattgacttattgtacccattttaaatatatttgttaatttgactttaaaatctaaaactataattatttatttagttatttttaaaatataatgtcttattgggtattttatcttcttatgATAGAGTGAATATCTTATAACAacaaacttataaatatatatataataaagtcgAATTTTCACACTTAAAGTCATGTAAActtcaattat from Diospyros lotus cultivar Yz01 chromosome 9, ASM1463336v1, whole genome shotgun sequence encodes the following:
- the LOC127810314 gene encoding LOW QUALITY PROTEIN: receptor protein kinase TMK1-like (The sequence of the model RefSeq protein was modified relative to this genomic sequence to represent the inferred CDS: deleted 1 base in 1 codon); translation: MQALRESFTASSNSIGWIGPDPCEWIGVECNDDGRVVSITIKHRKLKASLPQSLANLTALKQLDLTDNDLTGELPRLPGMSSLRHLFLCQNGFSSVPSDFFQNLTSLERVSLDRNPLSAWSLPNSLRSARNLVSFTAYSANLNGKIPGFIGKFRKLKNLSLEDNYLEGELPASFANSTIRSLRLNDQRSKSKLNGSLAVLRTMTICRKLRLDGNSFSGPLPNFSRLKSLQHLNVRDNFITGPVPPSLQKLRSLKTVNLSNNLLQGPTPYFDPASVAVDLLPDSNSFCSPTPGVSCLPMVDTLLAIAKSFGYPKILAEKWKRGNPCDSWIGITCVDGSISVINFQQDGLSGVISANFSSITSLQTLILAGNNLTGTIPIELRTLPNLKVLDVSHNHLHGKIPPFDHYVLVITDGNPDLSPPLPAPNRGKIGVEIGLIASGVAIILLTGLAALCYCSGKKGGKKSCHLDLIEGGRMEISLKALNRATNNFSAENILGRGGFGTVYRGILNDGSKIAVKKMDSLVLVVSKSKRGLDEFKSEIDVLTKVRHRHLVSLLGYCLDRKERALVYEFMEQGSLSRHLFNWKVDGLKPLEWSKRLTIALDVARGIEYLHGFAHRSFVHRDLKPSNILLGDDFRAKVADFGLVRLAPDGKSSVITRVAGTFGYIDPEYAVTGRVTTKIDVFSFGVILMELITGRRAVDESRRVDSGHLVTWFRGRHLERGTFHEAIDSAIVLDEETLASIRIVAELASHCCAPKSAQRPDIGHAVNVLSALVELWRPAAEFASSAVGEEKGEALPDDEWQRFIDKIRAQLSSYGSPPSGETL
- the LOC127809515 gene encoding U-box domain-containing protein 21-like, producing the protein MISSWRRRRAARRAPKTDGGEAEMVVPTHFRCPISLDLMRDPVTLSTGMTYDRENIEKWVEAGNFTCPITNQPLRSLEPVPNHAIRKMIQDWCVENHSERIPTPKIPVTSSEAAEIMGNLLSAARRDGEDGECLNLAAKIKSLAKESERNRRCMARNGASSALSETFAAFSDRNTAVLEETLSALALMFPLDEEAKYHLGLTPSLNQLVWFLKNGDLSGRRNATLVLKEIVSSDLEKVDSLMEIEGATETLFKLIKEPISPTATKASLTIIYLMVSSSSSLSSSRTNFVAMGMVPLVLELIVDSERSICERGLGVLDGLCSCDQGREEAYSHALTVPVLVKKLLRVSDVATQFSVSVLWKLGKEERIVVEALEVGAFQKLLLLLQVGCGEKTKQKASELLRMLNVHRVRVECIESMDFKHLKRPH